A window of Nasonia vitripennis strain AsymCx chromosome 3 unlocalized genomic scaffold, Nvit_psr_1.1 chr3_random0004, whole genome shotgun sequence contains these coding sequences:
- the LOC100120324 gene encoding DDB1- and CUL4-associated factor 6 isoform X2, producing the protein MYPASIRPCEKMRRNKPNVFHDIYNQPYSNDTRIKLYNSSKSSLQLIQRMSLLKRLNVHYGCVNSICWNNTGDLILSGSDDQHLVLTNAYNYQVLSDYKTSHRANIFSAKFLPNNGDHRIVSCSGDGIILYTDLMRKTETFHNQFTCHSGTTYEIATVPCESHSFLSCGEDGTVRWFDLRVKDKCNAPRCKEDVLISCQRAVTAISVNPVLPNQVAIGCSDSTVRTFDRRMLGTPATGWIENGASAKPLYSFTVPEFEGNSYRITSLSYSPDGQDVLVSYSSDHLYLFSMKEQGSTQLKKETASGKGKGKRYPLRSPQPVRRLRLRGDWSDTGPDARPEREGGRRNGTEIAQARPVLHTSLMQRMTEVLSRMLNDPATRAALSGGGEDSFEGVIDQSGETNQQNNDSTTDTNEERSRNIDERELNSTINDSASANEIDISAAANVESDQLMLNESLAQAASASEVPPVDERLESESHVPMEIESSHSEERISPEQSFTTHNVSPMEAIDEQSSSGEASNVESSHNSNSMMENLQDRLTTMRDGFLERHGSEPAVKLTYSDKGSTSATISLGVADEVTRDGYHPAEASGGHSSSSFSDPGPSNSRSKPTTYSTTQEATDEDVYNDSDDEDIDSDRRMVNPIETEMDEAIENARAAQGLESFDESCLSDLRVKQKYMGHRNASFFRTMIKEANFWGNDFVMSGSDCGHVFVWERETAKLCMLLEADQHVVNCLQPHPFLPMLATSGIDYDVKLWAPINEDSSFDEKFADDLKKRNAVMLEETKDTITVPAVFMIRMLACLNQIRRGRGRNRRRSGDDE; encoded by the exons atgtacCCAGCTTCCATCAGACCGTGCGAAAAGATGCGGAGGAACAAGCCCAACGTCTTTCACGATATCTACAACCAGCCCTACAGCAACGACACGAGGATCAAGCTTTATAACAGCAGCAAAT CAAGCCTCCAGCTGATACAGCGTATGTCACTCTTAAAAAGACTCAATGTGCACTACGGCTGTGTCAACTCTATTTGCTGGAACAATACTGGAGATTTGATTCTGTCTGGCAGCGATGATCAACACTTGGTACTCACCAATGCCTACAATTATCAG GTACTCTCGGATTATAAAACTAGTCATCGGGCAAATATTTTTAGTGCCAAATTCTTGCCCAATAATGGAGACCATCGTATTGTCTCTTGTAGTGGTgatggcataattttatacacAG ATTTAATGAGAAAGACAGAAACatttcataatcaatttacaTGCCATAGTGGAACAACTTATGAGATCGCTACAGTTCCTTGTGAATCACACAGTTTTTTAAGTTGTGGAGAAGATGGAACTGTCAGGTGGTTTGACTTGCGTGTCAAAGACAAATGCAATGCTCCTAGATGCAAAGAG gaTGTCTTGATCTCTTGTCAGAGAGCTGTAACAGCAATATCTGTTAATCCTGTTTTACCTAACCAAGTAGCAATAGGATGTTCTGATAGCACTGTGAGAACTTTTGACAGAAGAATGCTTGGAACACCAGCTACag GATGGATAGAAAATGGAGCTAGTGCAAAACCATTGTACAGTTTCACTGTACCAGAATTCGAAGGAAATTCGTACAGAATCACGTCATTGAGTTATAGCCCTGATGGCCAAGATGTTCTTGTTAGTTATAGCAGTGATCATCTTTATTTATTCAGTATGAAG GAACAAGGCAGTACTCAATTAAAGAAAGAAACTGCAAGTGGAAAGGGCAAGGGAAAGAGATATCCCCTCCGATCTCCACAACCCGTTCGCCGTTTGAGATTACGTGGGGATTGGTCAGATACTGGGCCAGATGCCCGGCCCGAAAGAGAAGGAGGTCGAAGAAATGGAACAG AAATCGCGCAAGCTAGACCAGTTTTACACACTTCTTTGATGCAAAGGATGACAGAAGTATTAAGCAGAATGCTCAATGATCCAGCCACAAGGGCTGCTCTAAGTGGCGGTGGTGAAGATAGTTTCGAAGGTGTTATAGATCAGTCAGGAGAAACCAATCAACAGAATAACGACAGTACTACTGACACGAATGAAGAAAGAAGTCGTAACATTGATGAAAGAGAACTCAATTCTACAATCAATGATTCAGCAAGTGCTAACGAAATAGATATTTCTGCTGCAGCGAATGTAGAAAGTGATCAATTGATGCTTAATGAGTCTTTAGCCCAAGCAGCTTCTGCATCAGAAGTTCCACCTGTCGATGAAAGACTTGAGTCTGAATCGCACGTTCCTATGGAAATTGAATCTAGTCATTCAGAAGAGAGAATAAGTCCTGAACAATCATTTACAACTCATAACGTATCTCCAATGGAAGCTATTGATGAACAAAGTTCAAGTGGAGAAGCTTCTAATGTTGAAAGTAGCCACAATAGTAATAGTATGATGGAAAATTTGCAAGATAGACTGACTACTATGAGAGATGGTTTCCTTGAAAG aCATGGAAGTGAACCAGCTGTCAAACTTACCTATTCTGATAAGGGTTCCACAAGTGCCACAATTTCTCTTGGAGTTGCTGATGAAGTTACAAGAGATGGTTATCATCCTG CAGAAGCATCTGGAGGACATTCAAGCAGCAGTTTTTCTGATCCTGGTCCAAGCAATTCTCGTTCTAAACCAACTACATACAGTACTACTCAGGAAG CCACTGACGAGGATGTTTATAACGATAGTGATGATGAAGATATAGATTCAGATAGACG AATGGTGAATCCCATTGAGACGGAAATGGACGAAGCAATAGAAAATGCTCGCGCAGCTCAAGGCCTAGAAAGTTTCGATGAGAGCTGTCTATCAGATTTGCGTGTAAAGCAAAAATATATGGGTCATCGCAATGCCAG TTTCTTTAGGACAATGATCAAGGAGGCAAATTTCTGGGGCAACGACTTTGTCATGTCAGGCAGTGACTGTGGCCACGTCTTCGTCTGGGAACGCGAAACAGCGAAACTCTGCATGTTACTCGAGGCAGACCAACACGTCGTCAACTGCCTCCAGCCACATCCGTTTTTGCCGATGCTCGCTACTTCGGGTATTGACTACGACGTCAAGCTCTGGGCGCCGATCAACGAGGACTCCAGTTTTGATGAGAAGTTTGCTGACGAT ctGAAGAAAAGAAATGCAGTAATGTTAGAAGAAACCAAAGACACCATCACTGTGCCAGCAGTATTCATGATCAGGATGTTGGCATGTCTTAATCAAATAAGAAGAG GTCGAGGTCGGAATAGGAGACGAAGTGGTGATGATGAGTGa